A portion of the Oryzias melastigma strain HK-1 linkage group LG1, ASM292280v2, whole genome shotgun sequence genome contains these proteins:
- the cplx2l gene encoding complexin 2, like gives MNFVMKAALGGGPPDVGKMLGGEEKEDDPDAAKKEEERQEALRQQEEERKAKYAKMEAEREVMRQGIRDKYGIKKREEAEAEAAAAAEEPAAGSLTRPKKAVPAGCGDEEEEEESIMDTVMKYLPGPLQDMLKK, from the exons GAGGCCCCCCAGATGTGGGAAAGATGCTTGGGGGGGAAGAAAAGGAGGACGATCCTGATGCAGCCAAGAAAGAGGAAGAGCGACAGGAGGCTCTgaggcagcaggaggaggagaggaaggccAAGTATGCCAAGATGGAGGCTGAGAGGGAAGTCATGAGGCAAGGCATCAGAGATAAG TACGGGATAAAGAAGCGCGAGGAGGCCGAGGCTGAGGCGGCCGCCGCTGCAGAGGAACCCGCAGCTGGAAGCCTAACTCGACCCAAGAAGGCAGTGCCAGCCGGCTGtggagatgaagaggaggaagaggagagcaTCATGGACACAGTGATGAAATACCTGCCAGGCCCTCTACAAGACATGCTGAAGAAATAG